The following coding sequences are from one Planctomycetaceae bacterium window:
- the tpiA gene encoding triose-phosphate isomerase, translating into MPRKLFIAGNWKMNTSCQSAAALAKALVEKVGQTTAVDVAVAPPFVYLPAVSAALAGSRIGLSGQNMSCENDGAFTGEISAAMLKDVGCRFVILGHSERRHVIGETDEFINRKVRKALADGLEVIFCCGELLEERRAGATMDVVTRQVTVGLSQVTAAQMASVTVAYEPVWAIGTGETATPAQAQEVHGQLRALLGRMYDAATAEKVRIQYGGSVKPSNARELMALPDVDGVLVGGASLKAEDFVAIVNAGL; encoded by the coding sequence ATGCCCCGCAAGCTTTTTATCGCCGGAAACTGGAAGATGAACACCTCCTGCCAGTCCGCGGCCGCTTTGGCCAAAGCACTGGTCGAAAAGGTCGGTCAGACCACGGCCGTCGACGTCGCGGTGGCCCCGCCGTTTGTGTACCTGCCGGCGGTGTCGGCGGCGCTGGCGGGCAGCCGGATCGGTCTGTCGGGGCAGAACATGTCGTGCGAAAACGACGGCGCGTTCACCGGCGAAATCTCCGCGGCGATGCTCAAGGACGTCGGATGCCGCTTCGTGATCCTCGGGCACTCGGAGCGCCGGCACGTGATCGGCGAGACCGACGAGTTCATCAACCGAAAGGTCCGCAAGGCTTTGGCCGATGGACTTGAGGTGATCTTCTGCTGCGGCGAGTTGCTGGAAGAGCGCCGCGCTGGAGCGACGATGGACGTCGTGACGCGCCAGGTGACGGTGGGTCTCTCGCAGGTGACGGCAGCCCAGATGGCGTCGGTGACGGTGGCGTACGAGCCGGTCTGGGCGATCGGGACGGGCGAGACGGCCACCCCGGCCCAGGCGCAGGAGGTTCACGGACAGTTGCGTGCGCTGCTGGGGAGGATGTACGATGCCGCCACGGCAGAGAAGGTTCGCATCCAGTACGGCGGTTCAGTGAAGCCCTCCAATGCCCGCGAGCTGATGGCCCTGCCGGATGTCGACGGCGTGCTGGTGGGCGGGGCGTCGCTCAAG
- the pheA gene encoding prephenate dehydratase produces the protein MSENGPNNVDPKLAGLRREIDQLDQQIVELLNARARVVVEVGKTKQAGKTPVYAPDREHAIFQRLAELNKGPLPQVTLKAIYRELMSGSFALERPLRIGYLGPQGSYSQMAAQRKFGASVEYLPLADIRAVFEEVSRGHCDLGIVPIENSVGGGVIDTLDCFIDAHVYICGEVILDVHHNLLANCPPEQIATIASKPEVFAQCRNWLGTFKKVDLLPVASSSKAAEMAVSTPGLAAIGSTMAAEHYGLHIVFNNIEDNPNNMTRFFVISPTPANRTGNDKTAIMFSTAHRAGALVAVLNVFSAHGISLTNIVTRPSKRRNWEYYFFVDAEGHCDDANFVQALAEARSHCGELHVLGSFPQARQNV, from the coding sequence ATGAGCGAGAACGGTCCTAACAACGTCGATCCGAAGCTGGCGGGGCTTCGGCGGGAAATCGACCAGCTCGATCAGCAGATCGTCGAGCTGCTCAATGCCCGCGCGCGCGTCGTCGTCGAGGTCGGCAAAACCAAGCAGGCCGGCAAGACCCCCGTCTACGCGCCGGACCGAGAGCACGCCATCTTCCAGCGGCTGGCCGAATTGAACAAAGGCCCCCTGCCCCAGGTCACCCTCAAGGCGATCTATCGCGAGTTGATGAGCGGATCGTTCGCCCTCGAACGCCCGCTGCGAATCGGCTATCTCGGCCCACAGGGCAGCTATTCGCAGATGGCCGCCCAGCGCAAGTTCGGCGCGTCGGTGGAGTACCTGCCGCTGGCCGACATCCGCGCGGTGTTCGAGGAAGTCTCGCGCGGGCACTGCGACCTGGGCATCGTGCCCATCGAGAACTCCGTCGGCGGCGGCGTCATCGACACGCTGGACTGCTTCATCGACGCCCACGTCTACATCTGCGGCGAGGTCATCCTCGACGTGCATCACAATCTGCTGGCCAACTGCCCCCCCGAGCAGATCGCCACCATCGCCTCAAAACCCGAGGTCTTCGCCCAGTGCCGAAACTGGCTGGGAACCTTTAAGAAGGTCGACCTGCTCCCCGTGGCCAGCAGTTCCAAGGCCGCCGAGATGGCCGTAAGCACGCCGGGCCTGGCGGCCATCGGCTCGACGATGGCGGCCGAGCACTACGGCCTGCACATCGTCTTCAACAACATCGAGGACAATCCCAACAACATGACGCGGTTTTTCGTGATATCGCCCACGCCGGCCAACCGCACCGGCAACGACAAGACGGCGATCATGTTCTCGACCGCCCACCGCGCCGGGGCGTTGGTGGCGGTGCTGAACGTGTTCTCCGCCCACGGGATCAGCCTGACCAACATCGTGACCCGCCCCAGCAAGCGGCGCAACTGGGAGTACTACTTCTTCGTCGACGCCGAGGGTCACTGCGACGACGCGAACTTTGTCCAGGCGCTGGCCGAAGCCCGCTCGCACTGCGGCGAACTGCATGTGCTGGGCAGCTTTCCCCAGGCCCGCCAGAACGTTTGA